The window GTCTTGTTTATCAAGTGAGCAGTGTAGGTAAATTGGCCACAAGATTCCAGTACCGGCATGCCAGCGGCAGTTACTATTTTTTCGACAGGCTATAATTTTTTGACAGGCTATATAGCTAAACCCAGGCTAAAACGGTGAAATACAAGCCCTGCTCAGTGAGTTCAAGCTGGAGCCCAACGGACTATATGAGCACAAAAGCAGAGGGGCTGGATCAGGATTCGATAATGCTTTTGCCGGAGGTTTGTCCGGTAAGCCAAGTACAAAACTCAGCCGCGAACTGGCTCGGCACACTCACTTTACAACGCACAGCCTCCGCATGAGACACGTCTTCAAGCGTGCCGCCAAGTGCCGCTAGCTTATTGCGCAATACGTTTTCATGGGCGTAATCGATAATCACAGTGAGCGACGTCATCGGCAACACAGTCTTAAGTTGCGCGGCATCCAAGGCTTGGCTCGTAACATTGCTATACGCTCGTACTAGGCCGCCGGCGCCAAGCTTAACGCCGCCAAAGTAGCGAACAACGACCGCTAAGATGTCGCCTACCTCCCGTTGCTGGAGCACATTCAATATCGGGCGCCCTGCCGTACCAGAAGGCTCTCCATCATCATTGGCTGCGACCCACATAGGCTGGTTCGCATCGCCGATCACATACGCCCAGCAATAGTGGTTGGCAGCTGGATACTGCTCGCGTGCGCAATCCAGCGCAGGTTGAATATCTGCTTTGTTCTGCACTGGCGACAGTAGGCAAATAAACCTGCTGCGCTTTTCCTCAATTTCCAACACACTCGGCGCCGATAAAACCGTGTAACCCAAAGTCGTAGTCATTCTCCGTCTGCGGACGGCGCGCCTTGCGTGGTGCGACTTTTAGCAATGTCTGCGCGATCCCCAATGTGTAACTCACCCTTCCTGCTCGCCAGCTCCATCTGCTTTTGACGCTCCAGAAACCGTGACCGCTGCTCCGGCGTCTGCTCGTCATAGCATCGAGGACAGGCGACACCTTTAATGTACTTGTCAGACTGTTTATCCGTTTCGTTTATGGGGAAACGGCATCCATGGCACAACTCGTAGCTGCCCTCCTCCAGGCCATGCTTGACCGAGACGCGATTGTCGAACACGAAGCATTCGCCGTCCCACAGGCTATTGCCTTCGGGCACTTCCTCCAGATATTTCAGAATGCCGCCCTGCAGGTGATACACCTCCTCAAACCCCATCTGTTTCATTAGCGCAGTCGACTTTTCGCAACGAATCCCGCCGGTGCAAAACATGGCAACTTTCTTGTGCTTATTTGGATCAAGGTTCTCAGCCACGTACTGCGGCAGCTGTCGAAAACTTTGGGTATTCGGGTTCACCGCACCGCGAAAGGTGCCAATTTCATACTCATAATCGTTGCGGGTGTCGATAACCGTAACGTCCGGGTCGGAGATCAAGGCGTTCCACTCAGCAGGAGCTACGTAAGTTCCCACCACCAGGTTGGGATCAATCCCTTCCACGCCCATCGTCACAATCTCTTTTTTGAGCTTGATTTTCAAACGATAGAAAGGCTGCTCGGTTGCGACACTCTCCTTGTGCTCAAGTGCATCAAGACCCGGTTGTCGACGCAATTCCTCCAGCAAAGCCTGGATAGCCTCTGGCGTGCCCGCAACCGTCCCGTTGATACCTTCTGCAGCCAACAACAAGGTGCCTTTTATCTCTCGAGACTGGCAGAAATCGATAAGCGGCTCGCGAAGGCTTTCGTAATTAGGGAGGGAAACGAATTTGTAAAGTGCCGCGACGAGATAATCGGACATAATCAGAACCACATTATGCAATTAAAAAAGGGGGCCAATTCTAACGATGCGCGGCACTGATCACAAATGTCGCGACCAGTAATACCGATTGCATCACTGGTCGCGGTAACACGGAGGAACGTCTACCGCTATTTGCGCCCGGCACAAGCCGGGGAGTCCGGCGCAAGACCCGCACGAGCAGCCCATTCCGCCTCAGTATAGAGATGGAGCGCCAGCGCATGCACACCAGAAGACAGCTCGTTAGCGAGAGTGCCGTACACCAACTGGTGGCGCTTAACCCGGCTGACGCCGTCGAAAGCTGGCGATACCAATGTCGCCTTGAAGTGCGTTTGCGAGCCTTTCGGCACACTGTGGCCATGGCTCTCATTGACCACGTCAACAAACACCGGGCTAAAAGATTCAATAAGTTTTGCGCGAATATTCTGTTCAAAATCCATAACAAAAAACCCTAAGTTGGGAGGAGCGCCGCTGATGTTTGATCTACACTTATAGCAAAACGCGCTAGCAGGTTAGCATCTAAATGCGCATGAATTCTTTCGCGAAGCCCAACACTATTTACACGTCAGATGACGGCAGCATTATTTGTGCTGGACTTGATCTCGATACAGCTCTCTCCTGGAAACTGAGTAAAGTGGAGCTAAGATGTAGTCTATTTAATTATCGAGACGTATTTCCGCTCCAGATGGGGCAATAGTAACATGTGACCAACGCAGGAAAACCGAGCATTCCAATGAGCGAGACTAAATTTATCTTCGTTAACCGTCGCAAAGGAGACGATAGAAGACAGGATGTTGACCCATGCAGCAACATGCCGCTGGATCTCTACCATCGCAAACGCCGTAAATCCACGGAGAGGCGTGATACCAGCCGTAGCTTAAGCGACGATTACTACGCCTATATGCAAAAGCTTATGTCAGACAACACGGGTTCAAACGCAGAGCAGGCATAGCGCTATTACCGCCGACTTGAGCCAGACGCCCTACTAAATTCCTCTGCCGAAGGGATTTTGATCCTATAATTACAGGCACTTTTGCCTTAACTCCACTTCTAGGGTGCATCCATGCTGACAGCTGCCGAATGCAGGGTGGTTCTCGCAACCGTGACCCAGCGCCGAGCCTGGTTGCTCAAACAACTGGACACATCGACGCTTGACGATAAAGCTCGCGAAGAGCATATGGAAACGATCAAACTGCTGGACAGTGTGATCAAAAAGCTCGCCTCCGCCATACAACGCGCCGCACCGCCTCCAAAACCCAAGCCTGCGCCCAAGCGCACCGCTATCACAATGGAAAACCTGAGGGTTTTGATAGCCGAAGATAATGCAGATTCGGCCGAACTGCTGATTGATGTTTTGGGCGATTTTGGGGTAAAAAATATTGTGCACGCCGAAGATGGAATGGCCGCATTCGACAAGATTAAAGCGTCGCCATTCGACTTAATACTCTGCGACTGGGATATGCCCCACATCAATGGGCTCGATGTTTATAAAAAAGCGAAAGCGTCAAATACACTACGCGGCGCGCATTTCATTATGGTCACCGCCGTATCAGAAGCCGCACGCATTAAAGAAGCTGTGCAACTGGGGGTAAACGACTACATCGTTAAACCGGTCGATATCGACACTCTAGAAGCGAAAATACGAGCGGCGTTCAATATGGCGGCCGCTGACAATGAGGCTCCTGCGAGCTAACGAGCACCGCCCGGCGCCAAACCATCCCTAAACAAAAAAAGGTGGCCTAGGCCACCTTTTCACACGAATCCAGCAAGCTCGATTAAGAAACCGGCTGACCGACCTTGACGATTTTCAGGGTGTTGGTACCACCGTGAACATTGGCATAGTCGCCCTTGGAGATAAGAATCATATCGCCATCTTCCAGGTTCTCTTGCTCACGCAGAATTTCAACAGCACGCACGTTAGTTTCGGCATGAGGAATAGTATCGCTGTCAAACAGAATCGGCTGAACACCGCGGAACAGCGCAGCACGACGCAGAGTCTTGGGGTTGCGGGAGAAGGCGAATATCGGCAGACGCGCGCCGTAGCGGGACATCAGCAACGGGGTGGAGCCAGATTCGGTCATAGAAGCGATACATTTCACCCGTTGCAGCTCGTGTGCCGCATACATGGCGGACATCGCCACCGCTTGGTCAATTGCGGTGTAGCCACCTTCAGGCTTGGCAGGTGAAGTCTCAGCTTGAGGATGTTTCTCGGCGCCACGGATAACGCGAACCATAGCCTCTACCGTTTGCACAGGGTATTTACCCGCAGCAGTTTCCGCAGACAGCATAACCGCATCAGTACCATCCAATACTGCGTTGGCTACGTCGAAAACCTCTGCACGGGTTGGCAGTGGGCTGGAAATCATCGTCTCCATCATCTGGGTTGCGGTAATAACACAGCGGTTCAACGTGCGCGCACGCTCGATGATGTGCTTCTGAACGCCAATCAATTGAGCGTCGCCAATTTCCACACCCAGATCGCCACGAGCAACCATTACCGCGTCAGATGCGAGAATAACATCGTCGAGAACCTGGTGATCGGCCACAGTCTCTGCACGCTCGATTTTCGCAACCATGTACATTGAGCCGCCAGCGTCACGAGCCAACTGACGCGCCAGATTCATGTCATCCGCTGTACGCGGGAATGAAACTGCCAGGTAGTCAACACCGATTTCAACCGCAGTTTTAATATCTTCACGGTCTTTGTCGGTCAGCGCTGGTGCAGACAAACCGCCCCCCTGACGGTTAATCCCTTTGTTGTTGGACAGCTTACCGCCAACAACAACCTCAGTACTGATTCGAGTGCCGTCCACAGAAAGCACCTTCAGCACAACACGGCCATCGTCCAACAGCAGCATGTCGCCTGGGTTCACATCACGTGGCAGGTCTTTGTAGTCGATACCCACTTCTTTCTGGTTGCCAGCATCGCGATCAAGCGCTGCATCGAGTACGAACTGGTCGCCGATCTCAAGCTGGATCGGGCCATTGGCAAAACGAGCTACACGGATTTTAGGGCCTTGCAAATCACCGAGAATCGCGACATAGGTGTTATGCCGAGCGGAGATTTCGCGAACCATCTCGGCGCGCTGTTTGTGATCCTCGGGGCTTCCGTGAGAAAAGTTCATACGAACAACGTTCACACCCGCGATTATCAGCTTTTCGAGAATACCGTCTTCATCCGTTGCCGGGCCAAGGGTGGCGACAATCTTCGTACGTCTATACATAGATTACTCCGTAGAGGGGGATTGGGGACATTAAAAACGCGCGCATTCTACTATATGGACGCCGCAAGTTGAAAAGGAATATCACGGAAAACCCAAGCAACCTAAGGTTTATATAGAAAAATAACGAAAATTGACGAAACCTATAACCTTGAGGAAGTAAATAAGTAGATACCGTGCAGCGAAACAAGAAGGGGGCTTGAAGGCGCAGAACCCCCCGTGAAAGGGATGGTTCTGCGAAGATACATTTACTGCATTGCGCTGACAATGGAGATCATGACACCCGCGGCAACCGCAGAGCCAATCACGCCCGCAACATTGGGCCCCATCGCGTGCATTAACAGGAAGTTGTGCGGATTGGCTTCCTGGCCGACCTTGTTCGATACCCGTGCGGCCATTGGAACTGCGGACACGCCAGCCGACCCAATAAGTGGATTGATCTTTTGCTTGCTGACGGTGTTCATCAGTTTGGCCATCAACACGCCCGCGGCGGTTCCGATAGCGAAGGCGAGGATCCCAAGCACCAGGATACCCAATGTTTTCGGATCGAGGAACTTATCAGCGGCCAATTTGCTGCCCACAGAAAGCCCAAGGAAAATGGTCGTAATGTTGATCAGCGCATTCTGTGCGGTGTCAGAGAGGCGATCTACCACACCGCATTCACGCATCAAATTACCAAAACAAAACATTCCCAGTAGTGGCGCAGCATCTGGCAGTACCAAAGCCACCAACACCAAAAGCAAGATGGGGAAGGTAATTTTTTCGCGGCGGCTAACCGTGCGCAACTGAGTCATAACTATTTTGCGCTCGTCCACACTGGTAAGGGCACGCATAATTGGTGGCTGAATCAATGGCACTAACGCCATGTAGGAGTAGGCTGCGACCGCAATAGCACCCAGTAGATCCGGCGCCAATTTACTGGAAACGTAGATAGCCGTCGGGCCGTCAGCACCACCGATAATCCCAATGGCTGCGGCATCTGCAATGGAAAAGTCCATCACCCCTGTCGATGACAAGGCAACAGCACCTAGGACCGTCGCAAAAATACCCACTTGCGCGGCAGCGCCAAGGAACAACGTTTTCGGATTCGCGAGCAAAGGCCCAAAATCGGTCATTGCGCCCACCCCCATAAAGATAATGAGCGGTGCAGCACCAGAAGCGATCGCAACAGAATAAAAGTTGTACAACATGCCGTTGGTATAACCTGCGGCTGCGGCCAACTCTGCAGCCGCATGATGTACGGCTGGCGTCGATGCTTCATAGGCCAAAACGAGCTCTTTGGCAGACTCCCACGTGCCCAGGCCAAGCGCCGCTGCGATATCCGCAAGCACCTTGGGGTCACCCGCAGCAATTGCGTTTTCTACCGCAGGCATCGCGAGCCCAGCACCGGGAATATTGGCAAGAATACCGCCAAAGCCAATCGGCACAAGTAACAGTGGTTCGAACCCCTTTCGAATAGCGAGAAAGAGCAACAATAAGCAAATCAGCATCATGACAAACTGACCGGCATCCATATGATAGATACCAGACGATTGCCAGAGCCCTAACAAATTCCCCATGGATGACCCCTATTATTATCAGGCGATAGTTAACAGCGTGTCGCCAACAGCAACCGTGTCACCTTCTTTAACGTTTATTGAGCCGATGATGCCCGCCTGTGGTGAACTTACCTGAGTTTCCATTTTCATGGCCTCCAGAACGAGCAGCGTATCGCCTTCTTCCACTTGCTGGCCCGGGCTGACCATCACCCGGAAAATGTTCCCGGCGAGAGGGGCTGGAACGGGGTCGCCAGTTACAGGTGCCGATGTGGCATCTCCGCTGGCAGATCCAGCGCCGCTAAGCGGTACGATTCCGGTCAACTCACCGCCATTACTTACAGTCACGGTGTAGTCGTTGCCCTCCACGTTCACGGTATAAATTTCATCGCCGTTTTCAGCTTTTACCAAGGCAGATTCTTTGCCGGTTGGCGCGGGTTCGAAGGCGTCGGGGTTACCCCGGTTGGCAAGAAACTTGAGGCCCACCTGCG of the Teredinibacter turnerae T7901 genome contains:
- the pyk gene encoding pyruvate kinase is translated as MYRRTKIVATLGPATDEDGILEKLIIAGVNVVRMNFSHGSPEDHKQRAEMVREISARHNTYVAILGDLQGPKIRVARFANGPIQLEIGDQFVLDAALDRDAGNQKEVGIDYKDLPRDVNPGDMLLLDDGRVVLKVLSVDGTRISTEVVVGGKLSNNKGINRQGGGLSAPALTDKDREDIKTAVEIGVDYLAVSFPRTADDMNLARQLARDAGGSMYMVAKIERAETVADHQVLDDVILASDAVMVARGDLGVEIGDAQLIGVQKHIIERARTLNRCVITATQMMETMISSPLPTRAEVFDVANAVLDGTDAVMLSAETAAGKYPVQTVEAMVRVIRGAEKHPQAETSPAKPEGGYTAIDQAVAMSAMYAAHELQRVKCIASMTESGSTPLLMSRYGARLPIFAFSRNPKTLRRAALFRGVQPILFDSDTIPHAETNVRAVEILREQENLEDGDMILISKGDYANVHGGTNTLKIVKVGQPVS
- a CDS encoding BolA family protein, producing MDFEQNIRAKLIESFSPVFVDVVNESHGHSVPKGSQTHFKATLVSPAFDGVSRVKRHQLVYGTLANELSSGVHALALHLYTEAEWAARAGLAPDSPACAGRK
- a CDS encoding response regulator — protein: MLTAAECRVVLATVTQRRAWLLKQLDTSTLDDKAREEHMETIKLLDSVIKKLASAIQRAAPPPKPKPAPKRTAITMENLRVLIAEDNADSAELLIDVLGDFGVKNIVHAEDGMAAFDKIKASPFDLILCDWDMPHINGLDVYKKAKASNTLRGAHFIMVTAVSEAARIKEAVQLGVNDYIVKPVDIDTLEAKIRAAFNMAAADNEAPAS
- a CDS encoding YigZ family protein: MTTTLGYTVLSAPSVLEIEEKRSRFICLLSPVQNKADIQPALDCAREQYPAANHYCWAYVIGDANQPMWVAANDDGEPSGTAGRPILNVLQQREVGDILAVVVRYFGGVKLGAGGLVRAYSNVTSQALDAAQLKTVLPMTSLTVIIDYAHENVLRNKLAALGGTLEDVSHAEAVRCKVSVPSQFAAEFCTWLTGQTSGKSIIES
- a CDS encoding sodium ion-translocating decarboxylase subunit beta → MGNLLGLWQSSGIYHMDAGQFVMMLICLLLLFLAIRKGFEPLLLVPIGFGGILANIPGAGLAMPAVENAIAAGDPKVLADIAAALGLGTWESAKELVLAYEASTPAVHHAAAELAAAAGYTNGMLYNFYSVAIASGAAPLIIFMGVGAMTDFGPLLANPKTLFLGAAAQVGIFATVLGAVALSSTGVMDFSIADAAAIGIIGGADGPTAIYVSSKLAPDLLGAIAVAAYSYMALVPLIQPPIMRALTSVDERKIVMTQLRTVSRREKITFPILLLVLVALVLPDAAPLLGMFCFGNLMRECGVVDRLSDTAQNALINITTIFLGLSVGSKLAADKFLDPKTLGILVLGILAFAIGTAAGVLMAKLMNTVSKQKINPLIGSAGVSAVPMAARVSNKVGQEANPHNFLLMHAMGPNVAGVIGSAVAAGVMISIVSAMQ
- a CDS encoding rhodanese-related sulfurtransferase, encoding MSDYLVAALYKFVSLPNYESLREPLIDFCQSREIKGTLLLAAEGINGTVAGTPEAIQALLEELRRQPGLDALEHKESVATEQPFYRLKIKLKKEIVTMGVEGIDPNLVVGTYVAPAEWNALISDPDVTVIDTRNDYEYEIGTFRGAVNPNTQSFRQLPQYVAENLDPNKHKKVAMFCTGGIRCEKSTALMKQMGFEEVYHLQGGILKYLEEVPEGNSLWDGECFVFDNRVSVKHGLEEGSYELCHGCRFPINETDKQSDKYIKGVACPRCYDEQTPEQRSRFLERQKQMELASRKGELHIGDRADIAKSRTTQGAPSADGE